From the genome of Equus asinus isolate D_3611 breed Donkey chromosome 24, EquAss-T2T_v2, whole genome shotgun sequence:
TGGAAGGCCCAGAAAGAGCAAAGAATCCGGTCGTTTTCCTAAAGTTCTCAGCAACGCCCAGCTATGATCTCTTAAGAGGGAAAGTAGGCTGTAGAAGATGGGCCggcagaggggctggggcctTGCCCAAGCAGAAGAAGGTGACGGGTCTCCACATGTTGCCGATGAGTTGATTTACATTATAAGTTGGAAATCAGGGTCTGTGCGTGAGTTTCCCTCCGCTGTGAAAGGGGTCTAAGAGTGCTGCTGGGGCCCGGCAGGCCCCTCCCCTGGGCTGCAAGGATCCGCCTCTCTATTCCCCAGATAAATTCCTAGTGTCCACCGAATTCCTCAGCGCTCTCTCACACTCCTCTACGGCCACGACTCCGGGGGTGGGGAAACAGAGCGCCGGGTTCCTTCCCTCCCGCAGACGCCCTCGCGGTTCCTTCTCACAACGCTGCGAAGGGGAAGGCGTGTGCGACCCAACCAGACCCCCGGCTTCAGCTCCCAACGCGAGGTGGCTGCTCCACACTCCACACTTGGGGGCCCATTGGCGttggggtctctctctctcttctctttctcctccccccctttcctctctctctcatcctctcccCCAAAATGTCCACCGGCTCCCTCAGCGACGTGGAGGACCTTCAAGAGGTGGAGATGCTGGACTGCGACGGGCTGAAAATGGACTCGAACAAGGAGTTTGTGACCTCCAACGAGAGCACCGAGGAGAGCTCCAACTGCGAGACCGGGTCTCCGCAGAAGGGCCGCGGCGGCCTGGGCAAGAGGAGGAAGGCGCCCACCAAGAAGAGCCCCTTGAGCGGGGTCAGCCAGGAGGGCAAGCAGGTCCAGCGCAACGCGGCCAACGCGCGCGAGCGGGCGCGGATGCGGGTGCTGAGCAAGGCTTTCTCCAGGCTCAAGACCACCCTGCCCTGGGTGCCCCCGGACACCAAGCTCTCCAAGCTGGACACGCTCAGGCTGGCGTCTAGCTACATCGCCCACTTGAGGCAGATCCTGGCTAACGACAAGTATGAGAACGGGTACATTCACCCGGTCAACCTGGTAAGCTCCCCCGCGCGGCCCCTGCCCACCCCGCGCCCCGGGTCCCGCCCGCCCGGTGCCAGTGTGCGCGCCGGCCCCGGGACCCACGCGTCTCGGCCACCGCCAGCCAGCGCCTCCGGGGACCTTCGCAGGAGATCCCCACACGGCCCCCACTCTCGGCCCtgcaggcccagagcagggtgATTTATTCGAGTGTTTGACGTGGCAGCCCAATTAGGAGTTTCCAAGTGCATCGAGCGGGCCAAGAGGAGGGTCCGCGCACCGCGCCATCAGGGCCGGCGTGGAGGGGCTGGTGCTGACAGGGAGCACTGACAAGATGCTGCGCGCCCAGAAGGCATTTTATTAATCCCTTTATTCCTCTCTTAGGTGAAgagtagaaaataaatttcccttCTAAATCTTACGAATAAGAACACCCAACTCTGTTTCTTCCCAAAGTGTATTTAGGACCATTGGATATGGACACATTCATGCTCCTGATAACAGTCATGTATGTCTCCAACTACTGCTCTTCTCCTATAGGTGGATCAATATTTTTAAACCCCAGAAGTTCCAGCAAATGTCAGCATACTCAGTAAATTCTCACTAGTATTAgtgtaataaattatattaaaatagatCACTCTCATCCAAGATTTAACATGTTACTTTTTGTCTTAAGAAGTAATGCTCACTGAGTCTATATTTTCTCAAATGTGCTGTACTGTTTAAGGAATATAttctaattcctttttatttgattaatttcatttaatacattttaaaacttccagactccaaagaaaaacaacaaggacAACTTACTAGCACCTCTGTTTATGTATGATAAGAAGGAGAGGTTTTCCTCTTAAAAGTCGTCTTATCGCCCAACACTAGTGAGAGGTCTGAAGATCTGAACTGTCTTCTCACTGAGTTAGTTTCAGGAACTGGGGAGAGAGAATGCAAAACCACATTTTGccctgaaaaaatatttctccctccaattaaaagtttatttttcgaATGAGATAAGTAAATAGCGTTTTAAAATCtggaactaaaatgaaaatagtgCCTTCATTTACAATTGCTGCTGCCTTCATCTTTGAGTAAGAAACTTAAGTGAGCTCacagagatgggaagagaaaTCTGTGGTTGCTCAGTCCAGTAGGAAGATGCTCCTAAATAAAATGTGCCTGTATATTCTTTTATTAgcagtatttttgttttcttaagagcCAGTCGTTAATTTAGAAAATGTGGTCCAGGCTCGTGTTTGTGATGGAGGAAATGAAAGTTGGCGGTAGGGAAATCGATGAGGATGAAAGCCAGAGGGCCGGGAAACCTGAGCACGGCCTCGGAATAGGGGCCAGGGGAACGCTTCGCCTCGAACCTGGTGCCCAGCAGGCGCGAGGTCCATCTGGGCTTCCCTGGTCCTGCTCACAGTGACATCTGCCTCCCGGCTGTGCCACAGCACGAGCCACTTTGGGCTTCCCAAAGGCCTCCTCTCTTGCGTTTCACTTCGAACCCAGTATGAGCCCCCCTCTTTGCTGTACCACCCCGAGGAGCTGTGATTTGGCGCCAACGCTGCTGTTTGCTTTATCCAGCCACGGGGCGCGCCAGCACGCCGAGGAAATTGCAGAGATAACGGGTCTCTGCGCCTCACTGCCTGCCCCCACTGCGCCCTCTCCTTCCGTCTCAGGCTCCCAGCCCATCCCACCCCTCCTCCGCGGCCGCTTACCTCCTCCACCCTCTTCTCTCCTGCAGACGTGGCCCTTTATGGTGGCCGGGAAACCCGAGAACGACCTGAAAGAAGTGGTGACCGCGAGCCGCTTATGCGGAACCACGGCGTCCTGACCTTGGAGGTGCGAGTCTGGGAAAGGCGCGCTCCCGGGGGGAGCGGGCCTCGGGAGGGCGAGCGCTGCCctccctgctctctgtctctgcttctccctcGCAACGCTCCTCTCCCTGTCCCACCCCGCGAGAACACTTTACTGCGACGAGGAGATTCGTTTCCAAACCAGAGGAGATCAACTGTCCTTACAGATTCCCACCTATTTAACTTTATTAACTTCTACCGTGAATGACTCTGCGAGCCTTGCTGGTCCAAGTGCaatatgtaattataaatatataaatagataataaGAGCCTATCAATGTGTATCTTTTGTACAATATGTTGTAAAATGTAGGTCATAGAATAGCTGACTTTGACAGTCACATTTATAAAGTAATTCacttaaagatatatttttttcaaacaagTTTTGCTACTTTcgaaaataaatctttctttatATTACTAAAAGCCCCGACAttggtgtgatttttaaaaaatttatttggaataGAAAAGTGGGGAACTATGGGGAAGTTTGATAATAAAAGTGGTTCTTCTGAACCCCAATCTAAACTTCTAGAGATAGAAAAGGATTCAGTGCGATTTTCATGTGAGGGTGCAGATCATATTTTGGGCTGAAACCTCCAAAAGAAACTCTAGTCTCTCAGATTCACAGGTCACTTTTAAGACAGAAATAAGGTGACTGTGAACAAAGAAAGGGCAGGATCAAAGTTATCAACAGTTACACAGTTCAAGGGAAAAACACACCAGAAACGAAAAATCCGATTTTCATGTATTGCACAGTATAATTGCTGACACGAGCAGGAAGGTCAACTCcatgttttagaattttctagGCGCGGACCTGAACCCAAACAACGCAAAATTGCAAATCAGTGAAGAAATGCTGGGAGctgtaaaaatgtaaattccatAACCTTTAGGATGCGTTTTACCATTTTCCAAGTGCTGCGACATGCATCACACATTTCTTATCAGTAATTAATGAATTACTTCTAACACCGCGCACGCCTGCTTTTCAGCGACCGTCAGCCAGTGAGCCCAGCTCCCCGCCACGACTTCCGGCGGACTGGGTTTTAATTTAAACATCTTCCAGGCTACGGAACAACTCGTTGGGGAAGATTAAGTTGAGATAAACAGAGAGACGAGGCCGAGGAGCCTGGGACCGGGTTCCCTCGCTGCCCCAGCGCAGCCCGCGGCGGCCGATGCGCCAGATGCCACCGCGGCTGTTTAATGTTCGGGGTTATGACCGCAGTGTTTACAAGACGTCTTCTGTTATTTATACTGTTATTCCTCGCAGAGGGCCTTGAAACTTCCGCTTCTTTTGCTCTTGCTTtcgacttttttttttctttttctcggCTCAGTTTGGTACCTGGAGTAAGAGCTTCCCCGCTCCCCCTCCCGCGCTTACCTCCGACCAGAACGCGGCTTAGCGGGTGGAGCCCTCCGCCTGGCTGTCAGGGAAGGAGCCGGCGGTGCTAGCCCCGAGGAGGCAACCACTGTGGCCCCGGGGATGTTCTCTGCCAGTGATAGTCACCAGGGTACTAAGCGCGATTCTCCACTCTCCAAGGGCTGGGAACGTCGGTGACTCCTCATCCACGTGCCCCTCATTCGCACTTAAGTCGTGGAACTTCTTAAGGTATTAGTctacacccccaccccccaccccacatttgACCTTCAAGAGCGCATTTCAAGCTCTGGCCACCTCCACTTTCCCCAAATTCGCGTGTTCGTTCCGTCTACTGGAGGAACGGGGCCCTCGCCTCCCCCATGCTGAGTTCAAGCCGGGGATGAATCCCAGCGCCACTCAGTCGTCTGCATTTCAAGCTAAGCAAGTTTTCGAGCTCCCACTCAAGTTTTTACAGACCAAATGCTCAGAACTCTGAGCACTCGACGCAGGAGGCCCCGTAGAGAAAAAAACTTCTGCTTGCTCATTCTGATGACCCTAAACtgcaaaaggattttttaaaagtcctcacACCTCCTACTTAAAATTTGAAGCCTTTGCTTAAATTAAGCATGAGGCTATGAATACGGTTCGTGTGGCTTTAAGCCCTAGTTCCACGCCTAGCTTTTTCCTGAAAGGGCCTggatcctcagttttctcatcttcgAAAATGGGGATAAATGTGATAATGATAATATAATACTCATAACTCGTGCTTTTCCTCTTTCGCCTCTCAAAGCTTTAGTGGGGCTCAACTGAGATGGTATTTGCGCACTTTGTAAAGGAAAAGATCCGTGCAAAGATCGGTTACTTTTACTAAGTGGCGGCTGGTGAGCCGCCTAGACCCAAACGGGAAGAGTCTATGCAGGAAGCTCAAAAGGGTATATATTTGTAAGGTACAGGTGATGGCCTTTTCATTGCACGAAGCAAAACACCTCTCTTCCATAAGGCAATGTTGAACAttacaatttctctctctctttttctcaccttTACACCTCCCCAATGTTCTCCAAATTCGTCCAGAGCTTTCTGCCAACATGCCTATTTTCTGGAAATCTAGAATCCAGAAACATTCAGAGAGCAAAGACAGGGCCTGGGACCAGCACCGTGAAGGGCTATGCTGGTATCAGGGTGTCTGGAAGCCCCGCCCACCGGGGCCTCAGCCTGGGGCCTCCACATGCTGCACCCCAAGGTTGTTCACAGACAGCACTGAATAACTGGGTTGTGGCTACCTCCAGCCCCAGGAAAGTGACAGCATGACTGCCCCCACTCCTCCACATGCACATCCACAGTCTAAACATCTCGCCTTCCCCCTGGGCCCTTCTCCTACTCCAGATCAGGACCCCGTGCCCGCCAGGTCCACTGCCCTGTGTCTGCTGCTCTCCCCCGGTCTGCCCCAGCAGGGCGCCACCACCAGCTTGCCAGGTCCTTGGTGTGTCTCGATTTGAATAGGAGGCTAGTGGCTCAGAAGGACTGGAGGACCCCCTTTGCCACAAGCCAGataggggtgaggggtggggagtgtcCTGTCTGTGACCTCTTGGTTATGAAAACTGTCTTAGAAAATGTTTCAGAAAgaaccaggggaaaaaaaagaagaatcggGAGAACAACGGAAGCAGGTCATAGAAacctggaaagagaatgaagtgTTGCAAATAAGCGTGTCTGCGAGTTCTCAGGAGGAGCAGATGGATCTTGAAACTGGACTGTAGCTGGGaacgtctctctctctctctctctttctctctctctctcacccactctctctctctcactgattGCTTGTATGATTTTCAAGCAATTCATTGTGTTTCTAGCAGGTTTTCCCACTATCAAACCTGAGACACTTTCTAAACAGAGCAGTGGTAAACCGAGTCTGGTAGCCGCTGGTTATATGCAGCAATAAGTAGGAAACACTGCCCAAGGCGACTTTTGAGCTGGTGGTTCATCagtgtgtatcagaatcacctggaaggcttgtggGCTCCACCCACCCGAGTTCCAGATTCAAAAGGTCTTGAGTGGGAACCCGGaatttgcctttctaacaagttctcgAGCAATGCTGACTCGGCTggtgtggtccagggaccacacttttgAGAATCGCTGTTTTGGGATGTCTCattagagaaacaaaagaagttaatgcagagggaaagaaaatacttgatttttttttttttaagaggctGCATGTTCTGGCCTCCGGTTTCATCCACTTTTCTGTTCACTCCACGCGGCATGCAGTGTATTCTTAATGCTTAAATACCAGTCCTGGACGTCAAACCACTGTCCTCAGAAAACAAGAGATTTGGGTGACCCTGGTGTACGCACGCTTCTGCCCTCAGACAGACTTCATCAGGTAATGAGTTAAAGATCTGGGGGGATTAGAGCCCAGCTGCTGTTGGCTCTCTTGCGACCCCTAAGTGGTAGAAAGATCTGGGCGTCCGGGACTGGCGCCCCCTGCGGCTCCTCGTTGCGCAGAGGGTCCCCCGGTCCAGGCCAGGCCAGCGAAGGTTCCGCGCTGGTCTGGGGCCCGGTGCATCGGGCTCCTAGGCAGTCGGCCTCCTAGGCAGtcggcctggggctggggggcagcgGCGAGGGGTGGTCGCCGGGTGAGGCCCGCGGGAGGGGAGGCCCGAGCCGAGAGGCCGGGTGGGAACGTCCCCTCCGCGGCTTTTCTGCTTTTCCAGCCCCGAGAGGAGTTtaggggaggaggatggaggcTCCGAGTTCTGAGCCCAGTCTACACAGCCTCCCGGGGATCCTAGTACTCTGGTACTTCCGACACCGCCGGGAGCGGGGGCCGCTGCCCACCGGCCCTGCGTGGACGCGCCGCCAGCCGAAGGTTCCAGGGTTAGGACCCCGCGCGGCCCGGGAGGGGGGTTGCCGGCCCCGCGCGGTTGGCGAGCCCAACTTCCTTTCCTAGCTTTGCATCCTCCTCTCTCactgctggctctgcccctggaaACGCGCGGTGCCAGCGGCGTCCTGGAGGGCCCTCTGGCTTCCTCCAGGAGTCTTGGCTCGACGCGCCTTTGATCTTTAGATCTGGCCGCCTCCGCCGGTCCACCCTCCGGCCTGCTCACGGAAGGATTAACCACTCCCAGGACCCGGCTTCAAGATCCCctcccagggcagagggaggagaaaggggtgggcagggctgagggagcACCGTTTAGAATGTCTCCCGGTTGAGACCAGACTCCTAGAGAGACTCGTCACTTCATCCTTTGCACCCAGAGTATGCCTGGCACCTCCATGAAGGCCGGATCACGAGTGAATCATTAACCCTCTGCGGCTGCGGGGAAGAAAATGGATACGACGGAGGGCGTCGGAGCAAAGAAATTGACAGTGGGGCTGTTGCCAGAGTTTCAGTTGAAACTGAACCTCCTACGTTGAAGTTCAGGCGCATACTCGAGGAAAGAATAAAGCAAGCTGACTTGCCAGAAGTAGATGGCATCAGCTGGGGcggggtgcgggggggggggggggggggggatgtttGACCTGCCACCCCTGACGCTCAGATGAAACAGAAGAAGACATTATCAGTTTTGAATTTATATGGCCCTTAGGTAGGAATCATCAACTTAAAAGGTGCTTTGAATAGTGGAAATAATTGGAGACACtttataagaataaaatgttCACAAGACCTTATTTTAAGATTAATCCAGTTGGTGGTGGGGAGATAATTTGTTGCCTTTAGCAGGCGCAGGTTAGATCTACTACTGGTGGATGGTAGAGTGGAAAGAGCTTTTGACTGAGTCCTTGAACAAGATACTCCACTGTTCAGGACCTTGCTTcttccatctgtaaaacgggtATAGCAATGACCGTTTTGGTAAGCTAATGTAAGTGGGAATGTCTGATACATGATAGGCATTAATTAATTTTGGTTGTCtttcccccttctccccttcttctgGTCATTATGTCACAAAGTGCCTGAAAGAATGATGTGCATTTCCCCTCAATAGTTATCTAGCCAATAGTAAGCAGTTATTAAATTCTTGTGATAATGCAATCGCTTCAAGTCATCTTGAGTATGATTAAAACCGGTTATCATTAGGTCTCTTCTTTCTTTAGTGAGACCTCACGGCTTTGTCCGCAGTGGACCCTGTTCCTAATTCTGTATTTCAGCCCTTATCATCTGATCAATAACAGGTGTtattttctatgatttctttGTGTGTTTACTTAGTTTGTATCTATCTTCGCTGGCTCCACCAGGGTGGGGCAGGTGTCTGGCCATTTCACCTAGGTTTCCTCAGCCCCTAGCACAGTGACAGGAGCATGGTAAGTCCTTGAAGACTTCATAAGAAGCTCCTCAGAGATGCCTGTGTCTTCTAGGTAAGTTCATGTCGCATTGCCAGGACCACAGGTTTGCTCAAATATATtgtctaattttaattttagaatttggtAAGAGACGCttattccataataaaaataaatgtataatgaaaaaATCACCATCAGTGCTGTTGAAGGGAAATTAACCTGAAACATTGGTCCTCACCACACATGGATTCTTTCCTTAGCACTAAAGCCCAAGAAAGGGCCCATATACAGTGCTGTGTCTTTCACAACAATGTTCGTCTCCCTTGAGCGTTCTTACCGTCACTGGGGACCAGTCATCTCTAAACTTCTCTGTTTGGTTCCTGGGCTCGTTCACTAATGCCCCTGAtctagaattctttttcttcctttgcacTTTATATGCATAACACCATCTTCTGCTGCCCAGAATCTCTGACTTTCAGGCACCCATCACCCACTCAATAGCTCCTTCctccaccattttttttttcttaa
Proteins encoded in this window:
- the TCF21 gene encoding transcription factor 21; its protein translation is MSTGSLSDVEDLQEVEMLDCDGLKMDSNKEFVTSNESTEESSNCETGSPQKGRGGLGKRRKAPTKKSPLSGVSQEGKQVQRNAANARERARMRVLSKAFSRLKTTLPWVPPDTKLSKLDTLRLASSYIAHLRQILANDKYENGYIHPVNLTWPFMVAGKPENDLKEVVTASRLCGTTAS